Proteins encoded together in one Thamnophis elegans isolate rThaEle1 chromosome 10, rThaEle1.pri, whole genome shotgun sequence window:
- the SFT2D3 gene encoding vesicle transport protein SFT2C — protein MADLNRQLQEYLAQSKGGGGSTVLSVPQTPPQDEAEESGSGLGVWLRRMNPFPATGTWSGAAEPEAEPWLPTGVSRWQRLVGCALCLLLAALCFGLAALYGSLLLLRKFALLWSLGSAFALGAAGFLRGPSRLLGEPDRRGLAILYLGSVGGTLYAALGLRSTLFTVLGAVIQLAAGGVYLFSSLPGGAAGLRYVSSFLSSFVRRSVSKALPV, from the coding sequence ATGGCAGATCTGAACCGGCAACTGCAAGAATATTTAGCTCAGTCCAAGGGCGGCGGCGGCTCTACGGTTTTGTCAGTTCCTCAGACTCCTCCTCAGGACGAAGCAGAAGAAAGCGGCTCTGGCTTGGGCGTCTGGCTGCGGCGCATGAACCCTTTCCCCGCGACAGGAACGTGGTCGGGGGCGGCCGAGCCGGAGGCGGAGCCGTGGTTACCGACGGGGGTGTCCCGTTGGCAGAGACTGGTGGGGTGTGCCCTGTGTCTGCTGCTGGCTGCTCTCTGCTTCGGCCTCGCCGCGCTTTATGGCTCGCTCTTGCTGCTTCGGAAGTTCGCGCTGCTCTGGTCCCTGGGCTCGGCCTTTGCGTTGGGAGCCGCTGGTTTCTTGCGGGGCCCGAGTCGCTTGCTGGGTGAGCCTGACCGGCGCGGCCTAGCCATCCTGTATTTGGGCTCCGTGGGCGGAACTCTGTACGCTGCTCTCGGGCTCCGAAGTACGCTGTTCACGGTGCTGGGTGCCGTGATCCAGCTGGCAGCCGGAGGAGTCTACTTGTTTTCCTCGTTGCCTGGCGGTGCTGCCGGGTTGCGCTATGTCAGCAGCTTCCTGAGTAGCTTCGTGCGACGAAGTGTTTCTAAAGCTCTTCCAGTGTGA